One Artemia franciscana chromosome 15, ASM3288406v1, whole genome shotgun sequence genomic window carries:
- the LOC136036598 gene encoding putative GPI-anchor transamidase, with protein MLQKLALAFTCLILSAESSKSSHTNNWAVLVETSRFWFDYRHVANLLSIYRSVKRLGIPDSQIILMMAEDIACNPRNPRPATVFNNAEQHINVYGEEIEVDYRGQGVTVDNFVRLLTGRLPPETPKSKQLLTDEGSNILVYMTGHGIDGSFKFQGREDLTDVKIANAFREMWQKRRYNEILFIADTCQAASLFQKLSSPNILAIGSSLVGEYSHSHHMDPAIGVHIIDQYTHHAFEFLKSVTQDSDKRMSEFLEICPEKRCLSTIGIRLDLYQRDPRDVKVTEFFGTIRPTEEYSLDTALLKFDKNTTTVPLKSEKMSVIKIQSSSGKFQYGNQISFPKKV; from the coding sequence ATGCTGCAAAAACTAGCTCTGGCTTTCACATGCTTAATCCTGTCAGCAGAAAGTTCCAAATCGTCGCACACAAATAATTGGGCCGTTTTGGTCGAGACGTCTAGGTTCTGGTTCGACTACAGACACGTCGCTAATCTCCTTTCTATTTATAGAAGTGTCAAACGTCTAGGAATACCTGACAGCCAAATAATCTTGATGATGGCTGAGGACATAGCCTGTAATCCTCGTAATCCAAGGCCTGCAACTGTTTTTAACAATGCAGAACAACATATCAATGTTTATGGAGAAGAAATAGAAGTTGATTACCGTGGACAAGGGGTTACAGTTGACAACTTTGTTCGATTGTTAACTGGAAGGCTTCCTCCCGAAACCCCTAAATCGAAACAACTGTTGACAGATGAAGGCAGTAATATACTGGTGTATATGACTGGACATGGCATTGATGGTTCCTTTAAATTCCAAGGCAGGGAAGACCTGACAGATGTAAAAATAGCAAATGCCTTTAGGGAGATGTGGCAAAAGAGACGATACAACGAAATACTTTTCATTGCTGACACCTGTCAGGCGGCTTCCTTGTTCCAAAAATTATCCTCACCAAATATATTGGCCATAGGAAGTAGCCTAGTAGGAGAATATTCCCATTCTCATCACATGGATCCAGCTATTGGTGTGCACATAATAGACCAATACACGCATCACGCTTTTGAATTCCTCAAAAGTGTGACCCAAGACAGCGACAAGCGAATGTCAGAATTTCTTGAAATATGTCCGGAAAAGCGTTGCCTTTCAACAATTGGAATTAGGCTGGATCTTTATCAGCGTGATCCTCGAGACGTTAAAGTAACAGAATTTTTTGGCACAATTAGGCCTACTGAAGAATATTCTCTTGATACAGCGTTActgaaatttgacaaaaataccACAACAGTTCCCCTGAAATCCGAAAAGATGTCTGTTATCAAAATCCAATCATCATCCGGGAAGTTTCAGTATGGTAATCAAATATCGTTTccaaaaaaagtgtaa